The Vallicoccus soli sequence ACCTCGGGGCAGGAGCAGGACTCCCACCCGGAGCCACCAGAGCCACCCAGCGAGAACGAGAGACGACGGAGACGCCGCAGTGCCCACGATCCAGCAGCTGGTCCGCAAGGGCCGCCAGGACAAGATCGGCAAGACCAAGACGCCGGCCCTGCAGGGGAGCCCGCAGCGTCGTGGCGTCTGCACGCGCGTCTACACCACCACCCCGAAGAAGCCGAACTCGGCGCTGCGCAAGGTCGCCCGCGTGCGGCTGACCAGCCAGATCGAGGTCACGGCCTACATCCCGGGCGTGGGGCACAACCTGCAGGAGCACTCGATCGTCCTCGTGCGCGGCGGCCGTGTGAAGGACCTGCCGG is a genomic window containing:
- the rpsL gene encoding 30S ribosomal protein S12; this encodes MPTIQQLVRKGRQDKIGKTKTPALQGSPQRRGVCTRVYTTTPKKPNSALRKVARVRLTSQIEVTAYIPGVGHNLQEHSIVLVRGGRVKDLPGVRYKIVRGALDTQGVKNRKQARSRYGAKKEKS